One Eubacterium sp. 1001713B170207_170306_E7 genomic region harbors:
- a CDS encoding DegV family protein, with translation MGNKFIVDSMCDISEEILRRYEFESLPIPVTLDDKTYYDGIDITPEMVINFVKNNPSSFPKTSQVQALAYQETFEKHLKNGDDVIYLALSSGLSGTYQTACLIASELLEKYPGRKISIVDSKCATTGMMMILHQGLKLDKLHKPHEEIVESMRFLAEHIQIFFMVGDIRWLAQGGRISKNVALIGEMLKIVPILYFKDGQILAFDKVRGQKKALKKMMASIDERMADKDQIVGMINSTAPELQEKVKKYMTKEFGTKNFLTPEAGAGSALTVHIGIDCLGVMFFDALPDNYVRVYP, from the coding sequence ATGGGAAATAAGTTTATTGTGGATTCAATGTGCGACATCAGCGAAGAAATCCTGCGCCGTTATGAATTTGAATCCCTTCCGATTCCGGTCACCCTTGATGATAAAACCTATTACGACGGTATTGACATTACCCCGGAAATGGTCATCAATTTTGTTAAAAACAATCCATCAAGCTTTCCGAAGACCTCACAGGTCCAGGCCCTCGCCTACCAGGAAACCTTTGAAAAGCACTTAAAAAACGGCGACGACGTCATCTATCTGGCTCTGTCCTCCGGACTCTCCGGCACCTACCAGACCGCCTGTCTCATCGCCTCCGAGCTGCTGGAAAAATATCCGGGACGCAAAATCAGTATTGTGGACTCAAAATGCGCCACCACCGGCATGATGATGATCCTGCACCAGGGACTCAAGCTCGACAAGCTGCACAAGCCCCACGAAGAAATCGTGGAGAGCATGCGCTTTCTGGCCGAGCACATCCAGATCTTCTTTATGGTGGGCGATATCCGCTGGCTGGCCCAGGGCGGCCGTATCAGCAAAAACGTGGCCCTTATCGGTGAGATGCTCAAAATCGTTCCGATCCTTTACTTTAAGGACGGACAGATTCTGGCCTTTGACAAGGTCCGCGGCCAGAAAAAGGCTTTGAAGAAAATGATGGCCTCCATTGATGAGCGCATGGCCGATAAGGACCAGATCGTGGGCATGATCAACAGTACCGCACCCGAGCTCCAGGAAAAGGTCAAAAAATACATGACCAAGGAGTTTGGAACTAAGAATTTTCTGACGCCCGAAGCCGGTGCCGGCAGCGCGCTGACCGTTCACATCGGCATTGACTGTCTCGGCGTCATGTTCTTCGACGCCCTTCCGGATAATTATGTACGGGTTTATCCCTAA
- a CDS encoding ABC transporter ATP-binding protein, whose amino-acid sequence MAFIELKQVSKSFGSVQALNQLDLDIGQGSVCALLGHNGAGKTTTLRLILGLLSPDSGELTVGGLNPVQDGDAVRRMCGVLSEDTGLYEPLSVYDNLSYFARLYGMTRGDYDARIDALLARLDILDKKNLAVRGFSTGMKKKVALIRAMLHRPRLLLLDEPTSGLDPVSIEHLRAILTELTEQDGATIVLTTHNLSEVERVADQIAILRYGRSIFTNTLEALRCETGGGDFDLERLYMKIEGQAAEHGRD is encoded by the coding sequence ATGGCATTCATTGAACTGAAACAGGTGAGCAAAAGCTTTGGAAGTGTGCAGGCGTTAAATCAGCTGGACCTGGACATTGGGCAGGGATCGGTCTGCGCGCTCCTGGGCCATAACGGCGCGGGAAAGACCACGACGCTGCGGCTGATCCTGGGTCTGCTGTCACCAGACAGCGGTGAACTCACGGTCGGCGGTCTGAACCCAGTGCAGGACGGCGATGCGGTTCGGCGCATGTGCGGCGTACTGTCGGAGGATACGGGACTGTACGAGCCCTTAAGCGTCTATGATAACCTGAGCTATTTTGCAAGACTTTACGGCATGACACGCGGAGATTACGATGCCCGGATCGACGCCCTGCTGGCGCGCCTTGATATTTTAGATAAGAAAAACCTGGCAGTCAGAGGCTTTTCAACAGGTATGAAGAAAAAGGTGGCCCTGATCCGCGCGATGCTGCACCGTCCGCGCCTGCTGCTTCTGGATGAACCCACAAGCGGCCTGGATCCGGTGAGTATTGAGCATCTGCGCGCCATCCTTACAGAGCTGACGGAGCAGGACGGCGCCACCATTGTCCTCACCACTCACAATCTCAGTGAGGTGGAGCGGGTGGCGGACCAGATCGCCATATTGCGCTATGGCCGGAGTATTTTTACCAACACATTGGAGGCCTTGAGGTGTGAGACCGGCGGCGGGGATTTTGATCTCGAAAGGCTGTATATGAAGATTGAAGGGCAGGCGGCTGAACATGGACGGGATTAA
- a CDS encoding flavodoxin family protein, with translation MTELTSMQNIGKEMDKKDQNQGIAKMKIAICYVSIHHGNTKKVVEGIKHGLDVDLFDVAKPGRLDLSDYELIGFASGVFYNNLHKNIEKCITETTFGENQSVFLMATCGVPYRDYTKGARALLKEKNVAVAGSFQCRGYDTFGPFGKIGGIAKKHPNDADIKRALDFVRSLI, from the coding sequence ATGACTGAACTGACTTCAATGCAGAACATCGGCAAGGAGATGGATAAGAAGGATCAAAATCAGGGGATAGCTAAAATGAAAATCGCGATTTGTTATGTGTCCATCCATCACGGAAATACCAAAAAAGTCGTTGAGGGCATCAAACATGGCCTGGACGTTGACCTGTTTGATGTGGCCAAGCCGGGGCGCCTTGATTTATCAGACTATGAGCTGATCGGCTTCGCATCGGGTGTGTTTTATAACAACCTGCATAAAAACATTGAAAAATGTATAACAGAAACCACATTCGGTGAAAATCAAAGCGTGTTTTTAATGGCGACCTGCGGCGTTCCCTACCGGGATTATACCAAAGGCGCAAGGGCGCTGCTGAAGGAAAAAAACGTGGCGGTGGCCGGTTCCTTCCAGTGCAGAGGCTACGACACTTTCGGACCCTTTGGAAAAATAGGCGGCATTGCCAAAAAGCATCCAAATGACGCCGATATTAAAAGGGCTTTGGATTTTGTCAGGAGCTTAATATAA
- a CDS encoding Tex family protein, producing MEYLIDKLAQEFNIRPKQVEDTVELIDAGNTIPFIARYRKEVTGNLSDVLLRDLDARLTYLRKLQKRKEEIAGSIEEQGKLTPELKAAIDKAATLQEAEDLYLPYKQKKKTRASVAKERGLEPLATKIYLQLDTETALAEDAKNYIDPEKGVETAEAALQGAMDIIAETISDNADYRKRIRRLVTEKGAVKSTVTKAFAEEKTEFENYYDYSEPVKKIANHRVLALNRGEKRKVLAVKIVDPAEEILAYLKKSILRDKASSYLVSAVEDSYKRLIFPSIEREIRTELKEKAEESAIKMFALNLKKLLLQPPFKDKTTMGFDPAFRTGCKIAVLDPMGKLLDTATVYPTEPKNEVAKSEKILLGMIEKYKVDIISIGNGTASRESEQFVAEMLKKTDRPVQYIVVNEAGASVYSASELGAEEYPDINVSLRGAISIAGRLQDPLSDLVKIDPKHIGVGQYQHDVNQKELEKVLDDTVEDAVNNVGVNINRASVSLLKHVAGVNKTIAKNIIDYREENGKFLNRKAIKKVKGLGAKAFEQCAGFLRIDDGDNILDNTGVHPESYKAVQNLLKSMGLTTADLEADKLGDTVTRLNALDVKATAAMLEIGEPTLRDIIKELKKPGRDPRDSAPKPHLKSDVLSIEDLKPDMELVGTVRNVIDFGAFVDIGVHQDGLVHISQISDRYISHPTDVLSVGDVVTVKVLSVDVERKRIGLSMLI from the coding sequence GTGGAATATTTAATTGATAAACTGGCGCAGGAATTCAATATCCGGCCAAAGCAGGTAGAGGATACCGTCGAGCTCATCGACGCGGGCAACACCATCCCTTTTATTGCCCGTTACCGCAAGGAGGTCACCGGCAACCTGAGCGATGTTTTGCTGCGTGATCTGGACGCCCGCCTGACCTACCTCCGGAAGCTGCAGAAGCGCAAGGAAGAAATCGCGGGCAGCATTGAGGAACAGGGCAAGCTGACGCCCGAGCTCAAGGCCGCCATCGACAAGGCCGCGACCCTTCAGGAGGCAGAGGACCTGTACCTGCCCTACAAGCAGAAAAAGAAAACCCGCGCCTCAGTGGCAAAGGAAAGGGGACTGGAGCCCCTGGCCACTAAAATCTATTTGCAGCTGGACACTGAGACGGCTCTGGCCGAGGACGCCAAAAACTACATTGATCCGGAAAAAGGTGTGGAAACCGCTGAAGCCGCCCTGCAGGGAGCCATGGACATCATCGCCGAGACCATTTCGGACAATGCGGATTACCGTAAGAGAATCCGCCGTCTGGTGACGGAAAAGGGCGCCGTCAAGTCCACAGTCACCAAGGCCTTTGCCGAGGAAAAGACAGAATTTGAAAATTATTACGACTACAGCGAGCCGGTTAAGAAGATTGCCAATCACCGGGTACTGGCCCTTAACCGCGGCGAAAAGCGCAAGGTGCTGGCAGTGAAGATCGTGGATCCGGCAGAGGAAATCCTGGCTTATCTGAAGAAATCCATCCTGAGGGATAAGGCCAGCAGCTATCTGGTGAGCGCTGTCGAGGACAGCTACAAGCGCCTGATTTTTCCGTCCATCGAGCGTGAAATCCGCACCGAGCTTAAGGAAAAGGCAGAGGAATCCGCCATTAAGATGTTTGCCCTCAACCTGAAAAAGCTTTTATTACAGCCGCCCTTTAAGGATAAAACCACTATGGGCTTTGACCCAGCCTTTCGAACCGGGTGTAAAATCGCGGTGCTGGACCCTATGGGCAAGCTTCTGGACACAGCGACAGTTTACCCGACGGAACCGAAAAACGAGGTGGCAAAATCGGAAAAGATTTTGCTGGGTATGATCGAAAAGTACAAGGTGGACATCATCTCCATCGGCAACGGCACCGCCTCGCGGGAATCCGAGCAATTTGTGGCTGAGATGCTGAAAAAAACCGACCGCCCGGTGCAGTACATTGTGGTCAACGAGGCGGGCGCTTCGGTTTACTCGGCCTCTGAGCTGGGCGCTGAGGAGTACCCGGACATCAACGTTTCCCTGAGAGGGGCCATCTCCATTGCGGGCCGCCTGCAGGATCCGCTGTCGGATCTGGTGAAAATTGACCCCAAACACATCGGGGTGGGCCAGTATCAGCACGACGTTAACCAGAAAGAACTGGAAAAGGTTCTGGACGATACCGTGGAGGACGCGGTCAACAACGTAGGTGTCAACATTAACCGGGCGTCGGTCTCCCTTTTAAAGCACGTGGCAGGCGTCAACAAAACCATTGCCAAAAACATTATCGACTACCGTGAGGAAAACGGCAAGTTCTTAAACCGCAAGGCGATCAAAAAGGTCAAGGGACTGGGCGCAAAAGCCTTTGAACAGTGTGCGGGCTTCCTGCGCATCGATGATGGGGATAATATTCTGGACAATACCGGCGTCCATCCCGAATCCTACAAGGCGGTCCAGAATCTGCTGAAAAGCATGGGTCTGACCACCGCAGACCTGGAGGCCGACAAGCTGGGCGACACGGTCACCCGGCTTAACGCCTTGGACGTAAAGGCCACTGCGGCCATGCTGGAAATCGGAGAGCCGACCCTGCGGGATATTATCAAGGAGCTGAAAAAGCCTGGACGTGACCCCCGTGATTCCGCACCCAAGCCGCACCTTAAATCCGACGTTCTGAGCATTGAGGACTTAAAGCCAGACATGGAACTGGTGGGCACAGTGCGCAACGTCATCGACTTCGGAGCTTTTGTGGACATTGGCGTGCACCAGGATGGCCTGGTACACATTTCACAGATCAGCGACCGCTATATCTCCCATCCCACCGATGT